One window of the Pseudomonas sihuiensis genome contains the following:
- a CDS encoding TetR/AcrR family transcriptional regulator produces the protein MQLFWQRGYEAASLQDLQAATGLSKSSLYQTYPSKQAWFVAAFSRYVAQRRALLLEQLDASASPLAFIRERLLSVLEDDGPDGVPRGCMLVNVANEFSLSEPALVPVLRQATAGICQVFEQALERAVACGELSNGRDLAARASYLQCVMSGLRTQVKSAVPADSIRATVTVVMTSLDCI, from the coding sequence ATGCAGCTGTTCTGGCAACGCGGTTATGAAGCCGCGTCGCTGCAGGACCTGCAGGCGGCCACCGGGCTGTCCAAGAGCAGCCTGTATCAAACCTACCCGAGCAAGCAGGCCTGGTTCGTCGCTGCCTTCAGCCGCTACGTAGCGCAGCGCCGAGCCTTGTTGCTGGAGCAGCTTGACGCCAGCGCCTCGCCGCTCGCTTTCATCCGCGAGCGCCTGCTCAGTGTGCTCGAAGATGATGGCCCTGACGGCGTGCCGCGTGGCTGCATGCTGGTCAACGTGGCCAATGAGTTCTCCTTGTCGGAGCCGGCGCTGGTGCCGGTTCTGCGACAGGCCACCGCGGGTATCTGCCAGGTCTTCGAACAGGCGCTCGAACGCGCCGTGGCCTGCGGGGAGTTGAGCAACGGCAGGGACCTCGCGGCTCGCGCCAGTTATCTGCAATGTGTGATGAGCGGGCTGCGCACCCAGGTGAAATCCGCAGTGCCTGCGGATTCGATCCGCGCCACCGTTACAGTGGTGATGACCAGCCTGGACTGTATCTGA
- a CDS encoding glutathione S-transferase family protein — protein MRELFELCGADPELVFSPYCWRVRLALAHKGLDWQSRPTRFTDKDLIAFSGQKLVPVLIDEGETVHDSLAIFAHLDQRYPQRPLLGGALATERARLVERLSFHMVRVPLLKMLIPRVWQVIDPADREYFRSSREKALGMPLEAFADPQGGERLFREGVAPLEMWLRDQPFLEGQAPGGCDYLLAGMLFWAWCLGAQPWAEDSALGAWFARILQTYEATHGPVKRAAIYVEENQ, from the coding sequence ATGCGGGAATTGTTCGAGTTATGCGGTGCCGATCCTGAGCTGGTGTTCTCGCCTTACTGCTGGCGCGTACGTCTGGCGCTGGCGCACAAGGGACTGGACTGGCAGAGCCGGCCGACACGTTTCACTGACAAGGATTTGATCGCTTTTTCCGGACAGAAGCTGGTGCCGGTGCTGATCGACGAAGGTGAAACGGTGCATGACAGTCTGGCGATCTTCGCCCACCTCGATCAGCGTTATCCACAACGTCCCTTGCTCGGTGGCGCGCTGGCTACCGAGCGCGCCCGCCTGGTCGAGCGCCTGAGCTTTCATATGGTGCGTGTGCCGCTGTTGAAGATGCTGATCCCGCGGGTCTGGCAGGTGATCGACCCGGCTGATCGCGAGTATTTCCGCAGCAGCCGGGAGAAGGCGCTGGGCATGCCTCTGGAGGCGTTCGCCGATCCGCAGGGCGGTGAGCGGTTGTTCCGTGAAGGCGTGGCGCCGCTGGAAATGTGGCTGCGTGATCAGCCCTTCCTCGAAGGCCAGGCCCCTGGCGGCTGTGACTACCTGCTGGCTGGCATGTTGTTCTGGGCCTGGTGCCTGGGCGCGCAACCCTGGGCCGAGGATTCGGCGCTGGGCGCCTGGTTCGCGCGCATCCTGCAGACGTATGAAGCGACTCACGGCCCGGTCAAGCGGGCCGCGATCTACGTGGAGGAAAACCAATGA